In one Tepidibacillus fermentans genomic region, the following are encoded:
- a CDS encoding UDP-N-acetylmuramoyl-tripeptide--D-alanyl-D-alanine ligase, with protein sequence MCVHRPLEGGKKLAKPLILNIPVVGITGSAGKTTTKEMTASVLQQKWKIFKTKGNANTYKNTLKYLKMIHPYHQAVVLEFGMLHSGGIRKHCQIIQPNIGIITNVGSAHIGNFNGKIEGIARAKSELIQHMKQTGTLILNADDKNSQLLQTKRFPGKIITIGINQQATYQAKNVKYVRSGMEFEVSLKGKKHRFYIPTFGIHNIYNALFAIAVADHLGFDAELIKRGLRGYTKPRRRLNVFTLPQGIQIIDDTYSANPHAMKAAIKVASDIGNKNKIAVLGTMLEMGNYSVKAHKDVGRFLAKHHFNYLYTFGKQAKYIADGAIEAGFPRSHIMTFLEKGKMHANLITKIKPNTTILIKGSHGMKMNETVHFLINYYKKRT encoded by the coding sequence ATTTGTGTTCATCGACCATTGGAAGGGGGTAAGAAATTGGCAAAACCTCTAATCTTAAATATTCCGGTAGTTGGAATTACGGGGAGTGCAGGAAAAACGACAACCAAAGAAATGACAGCATCGGTCTTACAACAAAAATGGAAAATATTTAAAACAAAAGGGAATGCCAATACTTATAAAAATACATTGAAATATCTGAAAATGATTCACCCCTACCACCAAGCCGTTGTTTTAGAGTTTGGAATGTTACATTCAGGTGGAATAAGAAAGCATTGTCAGATCATTCAGCCGAATATCGGGATTATCACGAATGTAGGGTCTGCACATATTGGTAATTTTAATGGCAAAATTGAAGGGATTGCGAGGGCAAAATCAGAATTAATTCAACATATGAAGCAAACGGGGACATTGATTTTAAATGCAGATGACAAGAATTCGCAATTACTTCAAACAAAAAGGTTTCCTGGGAAAATCATTACGATTGGGATTAATCAGCAAGCAACTTACCAAGCTAAAAATGTAAAGTATGTCCGAAGTGGAATGGAATTTGAAGTATCTTTAAAGGGAAAAAAGCATCGTTTTTATATTCCAACCTTTGGTATTCATAACATTTATAATGCGTTATTCGCAATCGCAGTTGCAGATCATCTAGGGTTCGATGCTGAGTTGATCAAACGGGGACTAAGAGGATATACTAAACCTCGTAGAAGATTAAATGTGTTTACTCTTCCTCAAGGAATTCAAATCATTGATGATACGTATAGTGCTAATCCCCATGCGATGAAAGCTGCAATAAAGGTTGCCTCAGATATTGGAAATAAGAACAAAATAGCGGTACTAGGAACGATGTTAGAGATGGGGAATTATTCAGTCAAGGCGCATAAAGATGTAGGAAGATTTTTAGCGAAACATCATTTCAATTATCTTTATACTTTTGGTAAACAAGCGAAATATATTGCTGATGGTGCAATTGAAGCTGGTTTTCCACGAAGTCATATCATGACTTTTTTAGAAAAAGGAAAAATGCACGCAAATCTCATTACCAAAATAAAACCGAACACAACCATATTGATCAAAGGATCTCATGGAATGAAAATGAATGAAACAGTTCATTTTTTAATCAATTACTACAAGAAGCGGACATAG
- a CDS encoding GNAT family N-acetyltransferase produces the protein MKKQMIELRPFEWKDAKELYEMLREQEVHQYLDMVLNTYQNYEEWLQKIEWLEILGEAYHRCVWNEEEKLIGEIYLINMDQENRRAEMGTWIGRNYWGKGYNRLIKERVLSEAFTRLYLETILLFMQKENQRSIRSLQRLPYITKPLNEQYQDLIKYKEYKLGKTIELLIVKKEDFFSSSSFA, from the coding sequence ATGAAGAAACAGATGATTGAATTACGCCCCTTTGAATGGAAAGATGCAAAAGAATTGTATGAAATGCTTCGGGAACAAGAAGTCCACCAATATCTAGATATGGTATTGAACACCTATCAAAACTATGAGGAATGGTTGCAAAAAATCGAATGGTTAGAAATACTTGGCGAAGCTTACCATCGCTGTGTTTGGAATGAAGAGGAAAAGTTAATCGGTGAAATCTACTTAATCAATATGGATCAAGAAAATAGAAGAGCGGAGATGGGAACTTGGATTGGAAGGAATTATTGGGGGAAAGGGTATAATCGTCTGATCAAAGAGAGGGTTTTGAGTGAAGCTTTTACACGTTTATATTTAGAAACGATTTTACTCTTCATGCAAAAAGAAAATCAGCGTTCAATTCGTTCATTACAAAGGTTACCTTACATCACAAAACCGTTAAATGAACAATACCAAGATTTGATCAAGTATAAGGAGTATAAGTTGGGCAAGACGATTGAATTATTGATTGTAAAGAAAGAAGACTTTTTCTCGTCTTCTTCCTTTGCTTAA
- a CDS encoding ATP-binding cassette domain-containing protein: MIQFHIVKNLSQYRLDVQYSFEDEILVLFGPSGSGKTTILSIIAGLTKPDEGKILFNQTTFFDSEKKINLPVQQRKIGCVFQDYALFPHMTVEQNILYGVKHQHLPLDQNEYERLTSQLKVNHLLQRYPANLSGGEKQRVALARALITSPKLLLLDEPFSALDYDTRVEFRQELKRLHQLWQIPFILVTHDREEARILGDIILYLYQGQIIKEERI, from the coding sequence TTGATTCAGTTTCATATTGTAAAAAATCTATCTCAATATCGATTAGATGTCCAGTATTCATTCGAAGACGAAATCCTTGTTCTCTTTGGTCCTTCTGGCTCAGGAAAAACTACGATTCTCAGTATCATTGCTGGATTAACGAAGCCAGACGAAGGAAAGATTCTCTTCAATCAGACAACCTTCTTTGATTCTGAAAAGAAAATTAACCTTCCCGTGCAACAACGGAAGATTGGTTGTGTATTTCAGGATTATGCCCTTTTTCCCCATATGACCGTAGAGCAAAATATCCTATACGGGGTTAAGCATCAACATTTGCCTCTAGATCAAAACGAATACGAACGGTTGACATCACAACTAAAGGTGAATCATTTATTACAACGTTATCCCGCAAATCTATCTGGAGGGGAAAAGCAAAGAGTTGCACTAGCTCGTGCTTTGATCACCTCTCCCAAACTCCTCTTACTCGATGAACCCTTTTCTGCTCTTGATTATGATACTAGGGTAGAATTCCGCCAAGAACTAAAACGACTTCATCAATTATGGCAAATTCCATTTATATTAGTCACTCATGATCGGGAAGAAGCTAGAATCTTAGGGGATATTATTCTCTATCTCTATCAAGGACAAATTATAAAAGAAGAGCGGATTTAA
- a CDS encoding CapA family protein → MATKITIVAVGDILMWRKQIASAKIPGKNQYSFGSMFQEVAPFLRNADLTIGNLETTLSGREKIYQRRNPKTTYPMFNCPDELALTLKKVGFHVLTTANNHCMDRGVNGLKRTLNVLDQNQLLHTGTFRNQKEADTPLVLNLKGIKIAIFAYTYGTNYIAVPKSTPWLVNRIYLKKMQNDIASIRSQVDLVIVSLHFGREFYRYPNEKQKKIVDFLWRNGADIILGSHPHVIQPMITKKIKRIDGIEKRVFAIYSLGNFISDRMFNNIHADSGIILKLVIHKDSSGSTSIEDIYYIPTWVHKIPTKGIPKFRVLPIKKFLQNPDRWLTKNDLDTMKMVWSNTTSHLKGKAR, encoded by the coding sequence ATGGCTACGAAAATTACGATTGTCGCAGTAGGGGATATCTTAATGTGGCGAAAACAGATTGCATCAGCCAAAATTCCAGGAAAGAATCAGTATTCCTTTGGTTCGATGTTTCAAGAGGTGGCTCCCTTTTTACGTAATGCAGATTTAACAATCGGCAACCTTGAAACCACCCTTTCTGGAAGAGAAAAGATTTATCAAAGGCGAAATCCGAAAACAACATATCCGATGTTTAACTGCCCGGACGAATTAGCATTGACTTTAAAGAAGGTTGGCTTTCACGTTCTAACTACGGCCAACAATCACTGCATGGATCGAGGTGTGAATGGGCTGAAACGTACATTAAATGTACTTGATCAAAATCAACTTCTTCACACTGGCACATTTCGCAATCAAAAAGAAGCCGACACCCCTCTCGTTCTCAATTTAAAAGGGATTAAAATCGCAATCTTTGCCTATACCTATGGGACGAACTATATCGCAGTTCCTAAAAGTACCCCATGGCTTGTAAACCGGATTTACCTTAAGAAAATGCAAAACGATATTGCATCTATTCGTTCCCAAGTCGATCTAGTAATCGTGTCTTTGCATTTTGGCAGGGAATTTTACCGCTATCCCAATGAGAAACAAAAAAAAATTGTCGACTTTCTCTGGAGAAATGGAGCAGATATTATTCTTGGCTCACATCCCCACGTGATTCAACCGATGATAACCAAAAAAATAAAAAGGATCGATGGGATTGAAAAACGAGTTTTTGCCATCTATTCATTAGGAAATTTTATTTCTGATCGAATGTTTAATAATATTCATGCCGATAGTGGAATAATTTTGAAATTAGTCATTCATAAGGACTCTTCGGGTAGTACTTCAATTGAAGATATTTACTATATTCCTACATGGGTGCATAAAATACCGACAAAAGGAATCCCTAAATTCCGAGTATTGCCGATAAAAAAATTCCTTCAAAACCCAGATCGATGGTTAACGAAAAATGATTTAGATACTATGAAAATGGTTTGGAGTAATACGACGAGCCATTTAAAAGGAAAAGCCAGATAA